DNA from Paraburkholderia sp. BL10I2N1:
AGGCGATGCCATGCGGCAAGCAATCCGTTGCGGTCCAGCAGGATGGGAGTGTCCATGGGTGTCTCGCAGGGCATTCACTTAAGCGAATACCCTCTCAGTGTGGTTTGACAATGTGTAACACTTCTTTCGTGCTGTGCAGTGCACAATTACAGCTCGGCCAGCAGCCGTTATCGAGTGTCGGCAGCCCCACACTGCGGACTGTCAGTTTCCTTGCTCCTAGAGGCCTTGCAGTCTAGTATTCAAGTAGTTTCTCAGGTTCGCTGTGCACCGCGGCAGGAGGACACCGATGAGAGCCAGAACTCGACGTGCCGAAAGGACATTGGGTGGCCTCAACCGCGCCCGCACCTGCGCGGTGCTGAGGGCGGTCGCGACCCGGAATACAATGCGCCTGGCAGCAGCGGAAGGCGCCACGGAGGCCGCCTTGCCACCCGACGTCCAGCACCGCGAGTCACATGAGCCGTCAACGGAGATTCGTCTCCTTCGGAGGCCGAAGCGGGTGCTTAACTGAACTGTTGGGGCGCCCGCAAGTTGGCGGGGCCGGGCAGCGCCTTGAGCCAGTCAGCTTAGGGGGTGAGCTCTGCCCGCTGAGGAGTTCCGATATGAAACTTGACGCCGCCACTTTCCGGCAACTGCGTCGCCTGGCTCCCGTCCTCGACGACATCCTTAACGCAGGCGAGGTCGAGTATGCAGACCAGGCTGTGAATCTCACTGCATTGGCAACCCTGTGCTCACAATTGTTCGACGCATACCGCCACCTGCATCCGAACGATACGGAGCAGGCACGCCTCGACGCCCTCGAGTCGCGGTAACACACTTCCTCTGGACTGGCTCGCGGCTTCAGGTATCGCCGCTACAATCGAAGGACCTATCTCATTGACCTCAGAACATGACTGCACGCCCATGCGTACAAGACGATTTTCTGCAGACGCTCGTCAAGGACAAGACCACCGTAAACGTGTTCCTCGTGAACGGCATCAGACTGAGTGGTCAACTGGCCGGCTTTGACCAGTTTGCAGTGCTGTTGGAGTCTGGCGCAGGCGTGCAACTTGTTTTCAAGCATGCCATTTCGACCGTGATGCCGGCCAATGGCAAGGGCCCGGCACGCGACCCGACCGACGCGCCGTTGAGTCGCGACAAGCCGAACCACGTGCAAGCTCGCGACCGATGAGAACTGTCATATCATGCTGTGACCTACGCTTCATCTGCGCATAGCCACGAGACGTCCACGTGGAGAAGTTCAGAAAGGCGTGCACAATCCGTACTCTTCGGAACGGTAACTCCGGC
Protein-coding regions in this window:
- the hfq gene encoding RNA chaperone Hfq — its product is MTARPCVQDDFLQTLVKDKTTVNVFLVNGIRLSGQLAGFDQFAVLLESGAGVQLVFKHAISTVMPANGKGPARDPTDAPLSRDKPNHVQARDR